A window of Oryza glaberrima chromosome 2, OglaRS2, whole genome shotgun sequence genomic DNA:
GTGTTGCTGATACTGCGCCTAGATTTCGTCTTAAGCTTGGTTTCCGTGAATCTGGGAACcttgggttggggggggggtgCAAATGCTGGGGTTCGTTTCTTGTTTATGTGCGTTCTCCCTGGTTGCTTCGTACTATAATCTGTTCATTTCTGTGCTGGAGTATGGAGGTTACTTTTATACATACTAGTGGAGAATCATGTACCCAGGCGCTTTATTGTCATCAGCAAAAAGTTCTGTACTGTTATCAACATAGTTGATTCTTGGTCAAAGAAATCCTATTCACACTCTTCAATTAAGATGTTAATCCTATTCACTCTCTTCAATTATGTGTTGCTCATAGTTAGTTTGTtggatttttagttttttagtaGTAGAAAGATGTCCCTCCTGTTGATGCGATTTGCCTGCTATGGAACAGGTGTTACGCTTGAGAAGCGCTGGCTCAGCTCAGTTCACCTCCATCGCAGCTTCCTCTTCATTGTAACTGCCTGCTTCTAATGCCTATTTCTTCCTCTTCGTTGTAAGAGCGCTTTTTTGATCTGATTATGTTTTAACGCatctaaataatttttttaactcaAGTGCTAGGAACATTGAGCCGCTGAGAGCGATAGCTACTCAGGCACCCCCTGCCGTCCCACGTAAGTGTCTGGTTTCCCAAACAAATATGTAATAATAGAATTGTGCAGGCAGCAGCATTTGATTATTCCTTTTTGTTTCTGTCTGTAGAATATTCGAGTGGCGAGAAGACAAAGGTTGGCATCAATGGTGAGTTGCTTCTGTTTATTCTAGGAACCTAGTCCATTAATTTTAATGGGATATATTAATCTGTTTATTCTAGGAACCTAGTCCATTAAAAAAATTGCTATAATTTTAATGGGATATATTAATCTGTGCTGGCCAATGCATTTTGTCTTGCAtgcgttttttcttttctttttttgcaaatatatgaTATCAATTGCAACTGAATGTGTTAGTTCGAGTTCCATGTCTTTAGGTTTTCCAAAAGCAATTTTTAGTGCTCAGTTAGGTATATGCTACAGCAACTGAATCACCTATGGCTTGTTGGCAGAAGTAGTTTACAGTTTATTGTACCATACATCAAAAGTAGGCGAAATAATTTATTGCTATTTGTTTGTAATGCTTGTCTTATTTTTTTGGTATCATAGGGTTTGGGCGAATTGGGAGGTTGGTCCTGCGTATTGCAACCAGTAGAGATGATATTGAAGTTGTTGCTGTCAATGATCCTTTCATTGATGCTAAATACATGGTAAGAAAATAGTTCAAATTATTTGCCTACCTCCCATATTTCATACCTTGGTTGCTTCATTTAATCAATGAAcattatattttcaattttgggGGGATGAAGTTTTGCTTGCATTTGCTACACTGCATTAGCTTATATGATGCCATGTTACGTTCTTTTAGGTTTGTAAGTGTTATAAACCTTGACGAAAAGATTGGCCTTTTCTCAGCTTAAGCTAAATTAAGATTGATGcagataatattttatttgaaatcattGAAAAACCTACTTAATGTGCATTCACCTTAAGTTACTTAAATATGCTATGCAGTCCATTGTGCTACATTTCAATTTACTAGTTATATATTGGCACAGTTTCTTGGTTCTTCCATATAATCACACGAAACTGCATCCCTACCTTATGTGTTCGGTTCAATGACCATAATAGTCCATTTCAATGTTTTACTCCTAATGCAACATAATTCCTGTCACTGTGGGAGTACCAACCCATCCTTCCATGCGGATGCAACATTTGGTTGTGCCTTTTCTTTCTGTAGAtaatctctttcttttttccaggCCTACATGTTCAAGTATGACTCCACTCATGGTCCATTTAAAGGCTCCATTAAGGTTGTGGATGATTCAACCCTGGAGATCAATGGAAAGAAAGTCACAATCACTAGCAAAAGGTAATATCAAGTCCACTTAGGGACTAGTACATGATTACATAGAATGTCACAATTATTTGTTATCTAAGTATTGTGTTTGATgattattagtaaaaaaaaaaccctcttGAAACATTGCTAGTAAATTTGGATCTCACAATTATTGAGGTATTGCATCACTGTGTTCCCATGCCATCATGGATTCAACCTAAAATTCTTTGGATCACtggaaaaataattattgtAGCCTAACGTATAATCTGGTCTTTTGTCGTATCACTGGTTACTTGTATAGTCGAATATATTACAATGTGCAGCCTTGTGAAATAAAGAAAAGTAAAGTGTCTTTACGACTCTAACCATATCTGGAGTATGGAGTGATTGACTGGACATGCTATACGGATTTATAATTGAGTACCTTTTAGTCCTAGCTCCTAAAGTAACTCAGTATTGTTGTGTACGTTGTACATTTGGGGTACTTCACAATCCTTTCTTCACCGTGCCCCTGCTCTCGATACACAATTATGTTTCTGTGACTACATTAATTTCTGTTAGTTCTTGCATTTGCACCTAAGAATTTGCCCCCTTCTTTTCCAGAGATCCAGCAGATATTCCTTGGGGTAACTTTGGAGCTGAGTATGTTGTTGAATCTTCAGGTGTTTTTACAACAACTGAAAAGGCATCGGCACATTTGAAGGTTTGTACACCATTTCTATACATTGCCATCTAACTGAGAAATGGCAAGCTTTTATATTGGATAAAATGGTGATGTTTTTATGCCTTGTTTGTAGGGCGGTGCTAAGAAAGTTGTGATATCTGCTCCATCAGCAGATGCTCCAATGTTTGTCGTTGGAGTAAATGAGAAGAGCTATGATCCTAAAATGAATGTTGTTTCTAACGCAAGTTGTACTACCAACTGTCTTGCTCCTCTTGCCAAGGTAACTTATCTATTTTCTAATCCTGTTACTATTTTCCCATTTTAATCATAACAAACAATTTGCTcttgtgatttttcatattttcgtCCATCCAATGAAGCTAATTGATATTCCATGGGTATGCAGGTTGTCCATGAGGAATTTGGCATTGTTGAGGGTCTCATGACAACTGTTCATGCCACAACAGGTTTTCTTTCCCTTATGAATTTTGTCATTGTCAAGGATGGAGACTGCCAATTTTTCAGTCTCCTCATATCATGTTGTTCATTAGTCATAACAGACTTGCTTTCCTATATTCAGCCACCCAGAAGACTGTCGATGGCCCTTCAATGAAAGATTGGAGAGGAGGGCGTGGTGCTGCTCAAAACATAATTCCTAGCTCCACTGGTGCAGCCAAGGTACGATGAACCTTTTATCTACCTTGCTTTTCTAGATTTCTGTTTTGGCTAACTGTTTTGATTCCTTATTAGGCTGTTGGGAAAGTCCTCCCTGAGCTAAATGGAAAGCTCACTGGTATGGCCTTCCGAGTTCCAACACCAAATGTGTCTGTTGTCGACTTGACCTGCCGGATCGAAAAAAGTGCATCCTATGACGATGTGAAAGCAGCCATCAAGTATGTAGGACTATCATTTGTCCATGCACATTATCTGCTGTTTCTGTTTGGTCAATTGTTTTAAGTCTTAAAATGCTTGAGTTGGTATACAGTAGCCTTCAATAATTTGAACGTGAACAGAATAATACTTGTGTTCACAAATGAATTGCAAAAGTAACATATCCCTTGTTACGTCTTTTGACTGTGCTAGAAACTGCGGTCATGCACTTGTACCGTCTGAAGATTCTGTGATGTGCCTGTATGTAACATTGTGAATCTTTTATCAGATTTACTCATAAGCTGTGTGTTTCAGGGCAGCATCAGAGGGTGCACTGAAAGGTATTCTAGGTTACACAGATGAGGATGTGGTTTCCAATGACTTCGTTGGTGATGCAAGGTAAGTACTTCTAGATGTACCGATGTAAATTGTGTTGTGCTCAAAAGGGGGTGGTTGACATAACTGCCCCTTTCTGCATATCAGGTCAAGCATCTTTGATGCCAAGGCTGGTATTGGACTGAGCTCTTCCTTCATGAAGCTTGTGTCATGGTACGACAACGAGTGGGGCTACAGGTGAGTGTCTATATTTCCATTAAGGGGCTTAACTCTTCATCTTTTTTTCCAATTGTTCTATTGTCCTAATGATTCTGTTCCATTCTTTGCTTCAGCAACCGTGTGTTGGATCTGATTGCCCACATGGCTCTTGTCAACGCCAAGCACTGATTTGTTGAAAATCCTCCTCCGATAGTATCTAGCTAGGAAAGGCTGCAATTTTGACGGTCTCTTTCTGTTGTCTTGGAATAAGATGTAAACTTGGaaacaaagcaaaaaaagaaTGGACATTGATGTCCATGACATTGTTTGTAGCAGGCGGTGAAATTTACTCTGTATCGACCTGGGCAAGCGGAACTGTTGAGTGAACCATATGTCGGCAACCTGACTGATTCATTGCGTCCAATGCTATGCCATTCTATATTTACTTTGAACATGCTTGTTTCATGCCAGAAATGTTCAACAGACAATTGGCAATTTACCTCAACTCCAGAATCTGCAGAATTTTGATTCAATTCAGCGGCTTGTTGAGAGTAACAGCAGAGAATTATGTAGGCTGTTACCAAGAGGGAAAGTTTCCGGCTATTCACCTTCAATaaaatcagcagcagcagcgatcgAGGAGAAGCCGAAGGTGTGCCAGAGAAGCCGTGCCAGAGGAGCCGTACGTGTTGGTGGCCATAAGTCGGAAGCAAGGCTATACAATTGCATAGTTCCAGTAGCTTCATAATTACTGCTTTTCATTGACCATGGTTCCCATTCGTTATTCTCTCTATCCATCCCAGTTTTATATCATATTTGTAAATGGAGCCGAGACTAAAGCAACAAAACCTCCTTCCTTCTTAAAATTAAATCTCATCGGTCAAGGTACGCAAACGTGCAGACATGTAACGATATCATTTACTCCTATACACATAAATGAATAAGCATGCAGCGATGTTATTTACTCATATACAAATAAACGATTAGATGATGATTAAAAAGACCTTAAAAATTTTAGACAATGATCAAATTGGAATGGAGGAAGCACTTCATAACATATCTCATTGTCGCTTCCAATTTTTCATCATGTAAGTATGTCTCATgcgattttttttggaaataatacgattttaatggaaaattataaaaatataggtCGGTTAGACGAAATCGCAAGAGTAGCAGCTTGTCGAACAACCGGGGTTCGACAGTGTGCCTATCGAACAACCGCAGTTTAACTGTGGCAGTTCGACAGGTgattaaaaaactttaaaaaataaaaaaaacattgtagcAGCACTGTAGCGCACTGTAGCCACGACCAGTCAAACTTTGAAAGTTCGATATGTCTGCAGGGATACTATTCACGCGACCCTAGCGAACTTTGCCAGTTCTACATGTTCTAGCTGATTCCGGTAGcagtacttttttatttttttatcaactaCCCTGTTAAACTGCACCCAGTTCGACAGGTGCATATTGAACTACACCTGTCGAACCATGGTTGTTCGACAGGGTGCTAATCATGTGATTTCGTCTAATCGATATATTTTTGCGATTTCCATTACAatcgtattatttttttaaaaaaattcgtctcaTGCTATTGACACCTTGTATAATCGTATACATCAGACTTGAGAGTACTAAACAAGCAAATTCACCTCAATgctatctaaaaaaaatgaaaatagttAGCAACGTTACATTTTGTGGCCCACTTCATTGTAAAGATGAGCCCGACCCCTCTATATTTGGCTCAACCGTTAATCTATCATCAATCATTAAATTTTCTCTTTAATGCCAATTTAAACGATTCTATTATTGACTATACTATCCATGCATGTTAAACGCCTACTTATTTTCTCTCTAATGCCAATTTAAACGATTCTATTATTGGCTATACTATCCATGCATGTTAAACgcatccttttttttcctagttaaTTGTATCGTCCTATGGTTAATGGATAGCAAACCATAAATTCTTTCCAATGTTACACATTTTATCCATATACCCATTTTCAAAAAAGAATTCACCTTTCTTGTCCTATAAATAGGCATGATATCCTACCCTTgtgcttagaaaaaaaaaaaaactacccaCCCTTTGGGTTCTGCACCTAATAGCAACTGGTATCTAAGGTTTCGTGTTTCGCCATGGCTTGCAAGGTTGCCTCCATATTTGCATCCATCCTAATATTGTCGGTCCTCGTCATGTCTTGCGGTAATATCATAATATACGTACACTCTTTTTCGTATTTTATGAAGCATTGGGGGTTAGTAATTAACTAATTtctcacatatatatacttctcaCAAACAAAAACTTCTCTTAATTTTGGCTTGAACAGATGCAGCTGGTTCATCCTGCCCAACTGTAAGAGCGCCGAATCCGACCTGCCTGAGCCCTCAAATTTGTGCTAATCAGTGTGTAGCAGCTGGTTATCTGATTGGATTCTGTGAGTTTTATGGTAGTCGATTGGGTGACTGCGTGTGCGCCAAATGCACAAATGCTGTGCAAGCCGGCCGTCCTCCTACTATTGCTCCTACTCCTGCAGTGAGAAGGTTGATTCTGTGAGAAAAATACATGGCATCATCAATTTGTGATGGATACACCATGGGAATAAATTTACTTGTGTGTTGACGATTGCTGAATTTGTTGCATCGAGTTGTTTTCTTGACCAAGTGTTGAATCGAGTTGTTGAGAATTAAGAAAATACCAactatatatatggtgaaattCTACCTTATTGTGTCCGGCGAAATTCTACCTTGTTAAAGAGGAAAAACCTGAGTATTTTTCGCCccttaggccttgttcggttaatccctatAAGGGAGGGATTGGAgaggatttattccacacctactgcggtgtggaattattccccctcaatcccctccaatccaaTCCTCTTCAATCCCCTTTAAACTGAACAATGCCTTAGTAGGGGTGTTCTATGTTTTACCACCCGTACATGATATGTGGGTCATGATCAACCTATAGTGGCAATGACTAAGTTTCAACTACCAGTGAACCGCAAATTCTAGAGTTCGACTAATAGTGGGCGTGTTCGGCTGGCAGTGTTGTGGCTACAACCGTGTACCCAACGCACCCTGTAAAGCAGGaaatttctaaaaagaaaatactatgCATATTATGTTTGTTTATGATTTTAGTACGATCCATCGCTGCGCTGCCCATGTGGAAAGAGGAATCCAATTTTGCGTTGAACCGAAACTTGCAGCCGTTAATAAACGTTAGGAGAGAAACATTTGATCATACAACCATCATAAACAGAAATCACGTATAATCGGTGCTTAATCCTCAAATCCCCCGTACAACGGATGTTTTTCCTCTTGTGTATTTACGATTTTACATCAAGGTGATGCTGAAGTTAGCACTGGAAAATTTGGATAAGTTGAtatctgatttttttcccctggaGAAATCTGTATTCTGATGAGGATTGCATAATGGGCAGTCAGTGCAGTAAAAAGGGGAAAACTTTACTGTCCAACATGATTCAGCTGCCCAATTTCTTAAGAAAAATGGGATATACAAGTGTAATTGgcttgatcattttttttttttaaaaaaagcgaTTTCTTCACTACAAGAATAGGCAGGGCACACATATATAGGTTCTCATCttgcaaaaaataaataaacaaataaatttcGACTACTACCTATCACGTCTTGAGCTCTTGAAGGACTTTTTAAGtcctgaacttttttttttaacacgtAAGGAGCGCATTTTTTTATCAAGAAGGAATAAATGTACAGAAATGCTGCGCGCTGGGCGTCCGATAGCAGAAGAAAAAATCGGGCGCTCACGCCTCCCACCGTTGCTACTTTAAATagttttaaaatgatttttctcctaaactaattatccaatctacgatccgatcacgccgttgtattcgttacaattaaatctttacaacaagactacacatgattatatttcgacaaaaaaatAGTTTAGCTTTTTTATTGATATGTTTTGAATGTTACATATGATCTCTTTTGATGTTTCGACCagtagttttatgatatttcagctagtgtactcgcgatgtttcactatgtacggatcaaatgttgcagtggattttgatattatggaacgcgccgttgcaacaaatcacgcgcatattatggaaaccctctattaagggaatttgatttattttttgttccacacaaaatgtttcatctagtgcactcacaatgtttcactatgtatagatctaatattgcagtgaattgaaatattccattgcaacaaatcacccacatattttggaaaccctctattaatggaattcgttttatttcttgttccacacaaaatgtttcacctagtgtactcataatgtttcactatgtatagatctaatgttgcagtgaactgaaacattttttcactatttgctgaaacattatttttatataaggtgaaacaacacctgatttaaacgagtgaaacattttcgatccaCTTAgcgaaacaattccgatatatctAGTGAAAAAttgtgcaatatttaaaaataattcaataataagataatttttttttcgtcggaatatatcgatgtgtggtcttgttttgaagatttaattgcaacgaatttaatggtgtaatcggatcatgatttggataagtaatttaagagaaaaatcagtttagaGTAATTTTGCACGTAAATGTTTTGGATAATCATGTTTTTCTCGATTTTAACCTCCTCCCATCGGACGCTCGAGCCGGAGTCGCGTCCTTAAATGTATGTACAAAGCGGGCCAAAAAGACAAAGTAAAGGGAACGAGGTACAAGAGGAGAACCAAGAACCAAAagcctaatctccaactaaatttTGCGACCCTTCTCCACTAACATGAGCTGCCAAAACAGGGATTGCAGCTCTAGCTAGCTGCCACAGCTCCGTTTCATCCGCCATAACCCTTGCAACCTCCGCCCAAGTTCTGCTCTTCTGGCTGAAGACTcgattgtttctttctttccattCCAGATCGTCCATGCAACCAACGTCATGATGGTGTCAAAACCTCGGCGATCGTCCATACAACCAACGCCACGATGCTGTCGAAACCCCGGCGATATTCCTTGACCATCTTCTTGCGACAGAGTCCTGAACTTCCTAACCTCGTTCTCAAAGAAACGTGCCTTGTGTTCCTTCCACGCCGTTGAAAAGCTCtggtgctatttttttttcttacttagattttttatagataacttttgttaattagatACCAAGGAGCAGCTGAACCTGAACGAAAGCAATTTCTGCTTCAGAGGACCTCGATGAAGTAAAATGGAACAAAGTCACACATAGCCTAATCAGGGAATGCATGCCAAGTCTCAAATAAGCTGGATCATCCTGCAGTTAGCAAGACACTAAGATATTAACACAATCCTAAATGCCAATATTAGTTAGCTGTGTGGATATAGAGATCATATTTCtattcattattaaaaaaaataccattattAGACACAGGGTTAATACTTACCCCTTATCCACTTATACATCTTGATCAAGATTTTTATCAAATCATCAATGCCATCCATTTCCAATCAGTGGCTGATTTCTTACAAATAGTCACCCCTGCAGATCAAAtcctgaaagtgcatctaggcccctaatgattttgatgattgattacaatgcgattagagaggactaaaacttttattcaagcaaatgtgaaggttgttatgtcctcaacaTATTGTAATGAGATGCATACCCCATGAATGTGACATCACGATGCAATGcggcaatgatcaaatggtatattgtatcttttacctTACATTGTGTCGTAGGAAtgtcgtactattaagagggataccacatgcatattaTTGGTAgaatactagtgctcaaaatgtttcatctttgtgtgagttgaaaaactaagtcaaaatttcaatcccgagttgtttcacttgtcacaacacttacaccgggtttctttgcaagtttttcaacatctcttgaaggttttggaccatgttttatgttgggtttgatagcccacgaaactagctttccatagagtccaagatcttcgaaatcggAGTTCGGAGTAAAAAGTTACTGCAgttttacttgagcaacatcagactatccgatttgaaatcagactatccgatgtatcggactatccaacttttcacagaacttcactctctgtcttgatttgaaaaaaatcctatcgagtgagtttttctaagtatcggagtatccgatgtcggatcagatagtccgatgatacagagactccgaaatttcatagaacttgagtctctgtttgaggacgaagtttttgcttctaaaatatcagatactccgatttaacatcagatagtccgatgtctcggaaagtccgaaatttcatggaacttcgttctctgtttctcattgccttggaggtttaaaatatcggactatccgatcttgtatcggactatccgacgtgGGCTGAAAGATTTCCCTCCAAcggccacattttttttttggggggggggtgtataaataccccccacctaacccttttctagggttacccaacccatttcattctcattcactttaggttgagcttggtgctaaggtgctttggatctttgagctctttctccctctctcaaatccctccttgttctttgtgtggtggatcttggtggttgtggatttggtgtttgagggcctagtgtgtgtttcactcgatcttgagcactagggtttgaccaagagttgtgtggtgtttgttactcttggaggttgagtactcctagacggctaggtgccACTCctgagccaccgatctacgtgtggttggccgagagaagtttgtgaag
This region includes:
- the LOC127763583 gene encoding glyceraldehyde-3-phosphate dehydrogenase GAPCP1, chloroplastic-like, whose amino-acid sequence is MAQQLSAPFRAAAAAGSRASAAAADPAKVLRLRSAGSAQFTSIAASSSFARNIEPLRAIATQAPPAVPQYSSGEKTKVGINGFGRIGRLVLRIATSRDDIEVVAVNDPFIDAKYMAYMFKYDSTHGPFKGSIKVVDDSTLEINGKKVTITSKRDPADIPWGNFGAEYVVESSGVFTTTEKASAHLKGGAKKVVISAPSADAPMFVVGVNEKSYDPKMNVVSNASCTTNCLAPLAKVVHEEFGIVEGLMTTVHATTATQKTVDGPSMKDWRGGRGAAQNIIPSSTGAAKAVGKVLPELNGKLTGMAFRVPTPNVSVVDLTCRIEKSASYDDVKAAIKAASEGALKGILGYTDEDVVSNDFVGDARSSIFDAKAGIGLSSSFMKLVSWYDNEWGYSNRVLDLIAHMALVNAKH